One part of the Clostridium thermosuccinogenes genome encodes these proteins:
- a CDS encoding site-specific DNA-methyltransferase: MDKLTKKPADNVQLNIEKIAGIFPNVITEIRDENGNLKKAVDFELLKQELSYGIVEGGKERYQLTWPGKKEAILLANTPADKTLKPVKEDSVDWDNTQNLYIEGDNLDVLKLLQESYVNRIKCIYIDPPYNTGKDFTYKDDYRLAAADYLKKSGQLDEEGKRLSQDNELNGRFHSGWLTMMYSRLKLARVLLKDDGVIFISVDDHEHHNLRKICDEIFGSSNFIGEVIRKTKSMTGDDGNGFNLQHENLLIYSKKKSAVHLVGKEKSFANYSNPDNDPYGDWCPGDPSAKRGGDSTYFPIKNPYTGKVDYPPKGRFWAFSEKTLKEYINRGKIKFKVDHGENERGFIFKRYKNEAINRNNPVSSLFATENDFMNQSATMELKGLFNESYFDYPKPVAFIYELVKCCTTGKDDIILDFFSGSATTAHAVMKLNAEDGGRRKFIMVQLPEPTEPNSAANRDGYKNICEIGKERIRRAAAKIKEETGADIDYGFRVYRVDSSDVTAN, translated from the coding sequence ATGGATAAGCTTACAAAGAAACCGGCTGATAATGTTCAATTAAATATAGAAAAGATAGCAGGAATTTTCCCCAATGTTATTACGGAAATAAGGGATGAAAACGGAAATCTTAAAAAGGCCGTTGACTTTGAGCTTTTAAAGCAGGAGCTGTCCTATGGGATTGTTGAGGGAGGCAAGGAAAGATATCAGCTGACATGGCCGGGGAAAAAAGAGGCCATTTTGCTTGCAAACACCCCTGCTGACAAGACGCTAAAGCCTGTCAAGGAAGATAGTGTGGACTGGGACAACACCCAAAACCTTTACATAGAAGGGGATAACCTGGATGTGTTGAAGCTGCTTCAGGAGTCCTATGTGAATAGGATAAAATGCATATATATCGACCCGCCTTACAATACCGGCAAGGATTTTACATATAAAGATGATTATAGGCTGGCAGCCGCCGACTATCTCAAAAAGTCGGGGCAGCTTGACGAAGAAGGCAAAAGGCTGTCTCAGGATAATGAGTTGAACGGGCGCTTTCACAGCGGTTGGCTGACTATGATGTACTCAAGGTTAAAGCTTGCCAGAGTCCTGTTGAAGGATGACGGAGTGATTTTTATAAGTGTTGATGACCATGAGCATCATAATTTGAGGAAAATCTGCGACGAAATTTTTGGCAGCAGCAATTTTATCGGCGAGGTCATCCGAAAGACAAAGTCTATGACCGGCGACGACGGAAACGGATTTAATTTGCAGCATGAAAATTTATTAATATATTCAAAGAAAAAAAGCGCTGTTCATCTTGTAGGTAAGGAAAAGAGCTTTGCCAATTATTCAAATCCGGACAACGATCCTTACGGGGACTGGTGCCCTGGCGATCCCAGCGCAAAAAGAGGAGGGGATTCCACTTATTTCCCGATAAAAAATCCCTATACAGGCAAGGTCGACTATCCTCCCAAAGGCAGATTCTGGGCTTTTTCAGAGAAAACATTGAAGGAATATATAAATAGGGGAAAGATAAAATTTAAAGTTGACCATGGGGAGAATGAGCGGGGCTTTATTTTCAAGCGGTATAAAAATGAAGCTATAAACCGTAACAATCCGGTTAGCAGTTTATTCGCGACAGAGAATGATTTTATGAATCAAAGTGCGACGATGGAGCTAAAAGGTTTATTTAATGAGAGTTATTTTGATTATCCGAAACCGGTTGCCTTTATATATGAGTTGGTGAAATGCTGTACTACCGGCAAGGACGACATAATCCTCGATTTCTTTTCCGGTTCTGCAACAACTGCCCATGCAGTTATGAAGCTCAATGCAGAAGACGGCGGCAGACGGAAGTTCATTATGGTCCAACTGCCCGAACCGACAGAACCCAACTCTGCAGCTAACAGAGACGGATATAAGAATATCTGTGAAATAGGAAAGGAACGTATCCGCAGGGCTGCGGCAAAGATAAAGGAAGAGACCGGTGCGGATATAGACTATGGCTTTAGGGTGTACCGGGTGGACTCATCTGACGTGACAGCGAATTAA
- a CDS encoding serine hydrolase domain-containing protein yields the protein MNQKILKGFLDSLEGHGIPACDCVVYKDHKPVFRHRAGFADAAKTKPLTEGNTYLLYSATKVITCTAVMQLVEKGSIHLDDPVYKYLPEYENLKVRKDTGIEPAKNIMTIRHLLSMQSGLNYNLAAPSITKLLEDTNRQASTRQIIKALAEEPLDFEPGTRYQYSLSHDVLGAVIEVVSGRKLGEYMEENIFGPLGMKNTGFQLTADRKANMVDQFQYNADTMTPVPVQNKNVYILSDKYESGGAGLISTVDDYILFLDAMCNEGVSADGYKLLSKETIDLMREDQLHEVSRKDFDMMGKVGYSYGLGVRTMVDKDKSGAKSPLGEFGWDGAAGAYALIDVENHLAIFYAMHVLGCGYAYAVVHPKIRDLTYEMLGI from the coding sequence ATGAATCAAAAGATACTGAAGGGTTTTCTGGATTCATTGGAAGGGCACGGCATACCAGCCTGTGATTGCGTGGTGTACAAAGATCACAAGCCTGTTTTCCGCCACAGGGCAGGTTTTGCTGATGCTGCTAAAACAAAGCCTTTGACAGAGGGCAATACATATTTGCTCTATTCGGCAACGAAGGTCATCACCTGCACTGCAGTCATGCAGCTTGTGGAAAAGGGAAGTATCCATCTCGATGACCCGGTTTATAAATACCTGCCGGAATATGAGAACCTAAAAGTAAGAAAAGATACTGGTATCGAGCCGGCTAAAAACATCATGACAATAAGGCACCTTCTTTCCATGCAGAGCGGATTGAATTACAATCTGGCAGCTCCATCCATAACAAAACTCCTGGAGGATACAAACAGGCAGGCTTCCACCCGGCAGATAATAAAAGCTTTGGCTGAGGAGCCTTTGGATTTTGAACCGGGGACGCGCTATCAATACAGTTTAAGCCATGATGTGCTGGGGGCAGTCATTGAAGTGGTATCAGGCCGCAAACTGGGTGAATATATGGAAGAGAATATTTTTGGACCGCTGGGTATGAAAAACACCGGTTTCCAATTGACAGCCGACCGGAAAGCCAATATGGTAGACCAGTTCCAGTACAATGCAGATACCATGACCCCTGTGCCCGTACAAAACAAAAACGTTTATATCCTGTCGGATAAGTATGAAAGCGGTGGTGCGGGTTTAATATCCACCGTCGATGATTACATACTGTTTTTGGATGCCATGTGCAATGAAGGCGTCAGCGCCGACGGATACAAGCTTCTGTCAAAAGAAACTATAGACCTGATGCGGGAGGACCAGCTGCATGAAGTTTCCCGAAAAGATTTCGACATGATGGGAAAAGTCGGGTATAGCTATGGCTTGGGTGTACGCACTATGGTTGATAAGGATAAATCCGGAGCAAAAAGTCCTTTGGGAGAATTCGGATGGGACGGAGCCGCCGGAGCTTATGCATTAATTGATGTGGAAAATCACCTGGCAATCTTTTATGCAATGCATGTTTTAGGCTGTGGTTATGCTTATGCTGTGGTTCATCCAAAGATCAGGGATTTAACTTACGAAATGCTGGGAATATAG
- a CDS encoding L,D-transpeptidase: MKKVISIIMLAVLLTALNVIQVFAEEHSEEIPDMKASITLYSEYDEVYVGEKIKITATVNSENDGARVKAVWMVNGVPVQEISDEVFVLQNGMQSELNYIVPPQEGLSKMSVSFLLYDEKEQLISSAKKTFKVNKKIPVSILSTTDKTKAYFYEKVKASVQLGNDTGRYFEYKAHWELNGQKIKGYENKHFSVGETASSACPITLSDFLGKKIKVTFVLDNGIEKISRDIEIDVMDYPPEVIYQRKVEEMRNTIKTVEIECELIRASNVYKDANLKNKISYKEKGSKGIYVDFTGTYSAKVSFSDGTVGWVPYRNISISTKDYVDSKGSPDDELKEIFVNENGYESETKYLVWISLKFQEVNVFLGEKGNWKLVRSSMPCSTGKNTTPTISGVFKYFQYEKRWDFGKYYVAPVMRFHGGAALHSRTYKPDGSILDPTLGKPVSQGCVRLKQEDIDWLAYYIPLNTTVVVY; the protein is encoded by the coding sequence ATGAAAAAAGTAATAAGCATCATTATGCTTGCCGTTTTGTTAACGGCGCTAAATGTGATACAAGTGTTTGCTGAAGAGCATTCCGAAGAAATTCCTGATATGAAGGCCAGCATCACGTTATATAGTGAATATGATGAGGTGTATGTGGGCGAAAAGATAAAGATTACTGCAACTGTCAACTCTGAGAATGACGGCGCAAGGGTAAAAGCGGTATGGATGGTAAACGGAGTGCCGGTGCAGGAAATTTCTGATGAAGTTTTTGTCCTGCAAAACGGTATGCAGTCAGAACTTAACTATATCGTGCCGCCTCAGGAAGGATTGTCAAAAATGTCGGTATCCTTTCTCCTGTATGATGAGAAGGAACAGCTAATCTCATCGGCTAAGAAGACTTTTAAGGTAAATAAGAAAATACCCGTATCCATCCTGTCCACCACAGATAAGACAAAAGCTTATTTCTATGAGAAGGTAAAAGCTTCGGTGCAGTTGGGAAATGATACCGGAAGATATTTTGAATATAAAGCCCATTGGGAGTTGAACGGACAAAAGATCAAAGGATACGAAAACAAGCATTTTTCAGTGGGAGAGACAGCTTCCTCCGCCTGCCCCATAACCTTGAGCGACTTTTTAGGGAAAAAAATCAAGGTCACCTTTGTACTGGACAATGGCATTGAGAAGATTTCGCGAGATATTGAGATAGATGTCATGGATTACCCGCCTGAAGTTATCTACCAGCGTAAAGTTGAAGAGATGAGGAACACCATTAAGACGGTGGAAATCGAATGCGAGCTTATAAGAGCTTCTAATGTGTATAAGGATGCCAATCTGAAAAATAAGATCAGCTACAAAGAAAAAGGATCAAAAGGAATCTACGTGGATTTCACAGGCACCTATTCTGCCAAGGTGAGCTTCTCCGACGGTACTGTTGGATGGGTTCCCTACAGGAATATTTCAATTTCCACGAAGGATTATGTGGACAGCAAAGGTAGTCCAGATGATGAGCTTAAGGAGATATTTGTGAATGAAAACGGCTATGAGAGCGAGACAAAATACCTGGTCTGGATCAGCCTGAAGTTCCAGGAGGTCAATGTTTTCCTCGGCGAAAAAGGAAACTGGAAGCTGGTGAGAAGCAGTATGCCGTGCTCTACGGGAAAGAATACCACACCAACCATCAGCGGTGTGTTTAAGTATTTCCAGTATGAGAAAAGATGGGATTTCGGTAAGTATTATGTGGCACCTGTCATGAGGTTCCATGGTGGTGCTGCGCTCCATTCCAGGACTTACAAACCGGATGGAAGCATTTTGGACCCGACCTTGGGCAAGCCTGTTTCCCAGGGATGTGTCCGGCTTAAACAGGAGGACATCGATTGGCTGGCATATTATATCCCGCTGAATACTACTGTGGTGGTATATTGA
- a CDS encoding sensor histidine kinase: MPDKAKLNIPRLPHLKYRQKIAFTILVFSLLPLIFFGSSQFVSSWENRLKDILYIYDSQINNSVEKINDTFKSYMDKTIFINSTPKITNFLDKSYSGDLVSYIDEYRALEDIINALIINDKKENFNLYALNDTLFGNGYYVRRVLELSEAQKKKYMNAFAESSDFIWEYVPSNETGPEGCFDIHMYGRIQPAVNLVAISETKFTYSSIAREFEFNIPANSFIAYVSASDKIMLLKNNMQNGNNPVEIVENYLDTPSSGSFYVIEAKIESNSDRVFMFLPKSYVTGQVLSSMSFMILLSLVLIIITFLSVIMTSKLLTRRLTNLVAQVNTDIESLLDKPDLMVFKGHDEFSILNYKFWDLILKIKQYYKNISEYELERKNYELEKKKLELKLLQERINPHFLYNSLSCIKLAFPNKELEDIIDALIRYYRIALNRGNEILSVSEEVDMVEKYIKIQKFAFDSDFNYYISMDESILNCKMLKHILQPIVENAIIHGILGLQSGGFLKITGKNAGDSMIFQVTDNGVGMSQDKIDKLLGDNIDTQESFNSSGYGIKNVKNRLDLRFGSNYSLHIDSAIDVGTTVTLKIPKLLSA; the protein is encoded by the coding sequence ATGCCTGATAAAGCAAAATTAAACATACCAAGGCTGCCGCACCTTAAATACAGGCAGAAAATTGCTTTTACCATTCTTGTTTTCTCGCTGTTACCCTTGATATTTTTCGGCTCCAGCCAGTTTGTGAGCTCATGGGAAAACAGGCTCAAAGACATATTATATATCTATGACAGCCAGATAAACAACAGTGTTGAAAAAATCAATGACACCTTTAAGTCCTATATGGACAAAACAATTTTCATCAACAGCACTCCCAAAATAACCAACTTCCTTGACAAGAGCTATTCCGGTGATCTCGTATCATATATTGACGAATACAGAGCTCTGGAAGATATAATCAACGCCCTGATCATCAATGACAAAAAGGAAAATTTCAACCTTTACGCACTGAATGATACACTTTTTGGCAATGGTTATTACGTCAGGAGGGTGCTGGAACTTTCCGAGGCTCAGAAAAAGAAGTATATGAATGCCTTTGCCGAGTCCTCAGATTTTATATGGGAGTATGTGCCTTCCAACGAGACAGGCCCTGAAGGTTGCTTTGACATTCACATGTATGGAAGAATCCAGCCTGCAGTGAACCTGGTGGCAATATCCGAAACCAAGTTTACTTATAGCAGCATAGCCAGGGAATTCGAATTCAACATCCCGGCAAATAGTTTTATTGCATATGTGTCGGCAAGCGATAAAATAATGCTTCTGAAAAACAACATGCAGAATGGCAATAATCCTGTTGAAATTGTAGAAAATTATCTGGATACTCCTTCGTCCGGCAGCTTTTATGTAATAGAAGCGAAAATAGAAAGCAATTCAGACCGTGTGTTTATGTTCCTGCCCAAATCGTATGTTACAGGACAGGTCCTTAGCTCCATGTCCTTTATGATTTTGCTTTCACTGGTACTTATAATAATTACGTTTCTCTCCGTGATCATGACTTCGAAGCTTTTGACCCGGCGCCTCACAAATCTTGTCGCCCAAGTAAACACCGATATTGAGTCCCTTTTGGATAAGCCAGACCTTATGGTATTCAAAGGGCATGATGAGTTCAGTATACTAAACTACAAATTCTGGGATCTTATATTAAAGATTAAGCAATATTATAAGAATATTTCAGAATATGAACTGGAAAGAAAAAACTATGAGCTGGAAAAGAAGAAGCTGGAATTAAAACTGCTTCAGGAAAGAATAAATCCCCATTTCCTCTACAACTCCCTTTCCTGCATCAAACTTGCCTTCCCCAATAAGGAGCTTGAAGACATCATCGATGCATTGATAAGGTATTACAGGATTGCATTAAACCGTGGCAATGAAATCCTTTCAGTGTCCGAAGAGGTGGACATGGTCGAAAAGTATATCAAAATACAAAAGTTTGCTTTTGATTCAGATTTTAATTACTATATAAGCATGGATGAAAGCATATTGAACTGCAAAATGCTCAAGCATATACTTCAACCAATTGTTGAGAATGCCATAATCCATGGAATCTTAGGCCTTCAATCCGGCGGCTTTCTAAAAATCACAGGAAAGAACGCTGGTGACAGCATGATTTTTCAGGTAACTGACAATGGTGTAGGCATGAGCCAGGATAAAATCGATAAACTGCTGGGTGATAATATTGATACCCAGGAAAGCTTCAACAGCAGCGGCTATGGAATTAAAAATGTAAAAAACAGGCTTGACCTCAGATTTGGCAGCAACTATTCCCTTCATATCGATAGCGCCATCGATGTCGGCACAACCGTGACTCTTAAAATACCTAAACTACTCAGTGCATAA
- a CDS encoding MATE family efflux transporter, producing MISQSRDMDMCNGPLFSKILIFALPIMAMNILQLLFNAADMVIVGQFTGREALAAVGATGSLINLIVNLFMGLSVGTSVVVAQDYGAGQPGAVSRSVHTSIAVSIISGLVVMILGLILCEPLLEMMGTPGDIIDLSVLYMKIYFIGIPAAMVYNFGAAILRAVGDSRRPMYYLIVSGIVNVIFNLFFVIVLRMGVAGVAWATVISQYLSLLLIMICLYRSDGSIRFMPRQMRIDAKKLKDIVKIGLPAGLQGLLFSISNVLIQSAVNSFGSTMVAASSAASNVEGFVGTTMNAYYNAAITFTGQNMGAKKYDRIDTVAKVCTALIFITWIILGGATVIFGKPLLGFYTSDPEVIELGMLRMKVMMVVYFTCGVMNVYPGLTRGMGFSVMPMLCTLVGACLMRIVWLATFFAWYPTVIMLFACYPVTWSLAGLGQVGCFFYARHRIRKSAEQEAELVDVESSLQM from the coding sequence ATGATTTCACAAAGCCGTGACATGGATATGTGTAACGGACCGCTTTTTAGCAAAATATTGATTTTCGCTTTGCCTATCATGGCAATGAACATACTGCAGCTATTGTTCAATGCTGCCGACATGGTGATCGTCGGGCAGTTTACAGGCAGAGAGGCGCTGGCTGCGGTGGGTGCGACGGGTTCTCTAATTAATCTTATAGTCAACTTGTTCATGGGCTTGTCGGTGGGTACGAGCGTTGTCGTGGCGCAGGATTACGGTGCCGGACAACCGGGCGCCGTAAGCCGGTCTGTTCATACTTCCATCGCTGTCAGTATCATCAGCGGGCTGGTTGTAATGATATTGGGCCTTATCCTTTGCGAGCCGCTTTTGGAGATGATGGGAACTCCAGGGGATATAATCGACCTGTCGGTGCTATATATGAAAATCTATTTCATCGGTATTCCAGCCGCCATGGTATATAATTTCGGTGCGGCCATTCTGCGTGCTGTAGGAGACAGCCGCCGTCCGATGTACTACCTCATCGTCAGTGGTATTGTAAACGTGATATTCAACCTGTTCTTCGTGATCGTGCTGCGTATGGGTGTGGCAGGGGTAGCATGGGCTACCGTCATTTCCCAGTATCTCTCATTGCTGCTGATCATGATCTGCCTTTACAGGAGCGATGGGAGTATACGCTTCATGCCCCGGCAGATGCGCATTGACGCCAAGAAGCTTAAGGACATTGTGAAGATTGGCCTGCCCGCAGGACTTCAGGGCTTGCTGTTCTCCATTTCCAACGTGCTGATCCAGTCAGCCGTCAATTCTTTTGGCTCCACCATGGTGGCTGCCAGCTCCGCCGCAAGCAATGTGGAAGGCTTTGTTGGTACCACTATGAATGCCTATTATAATGCGGCTATCACCTTTACCGGGCAGAATATGGGAGCAAAGAAGTATGATAGGATTGACACCGTTGCAAAAGTGTGTACCGCATTGATCTTCATCACATGGATTATCCTGGGTGGTGCAACAGTGATTTTCGGAAAACCGCTTCTCGGATTCTATACCTCTGATCCGGAGGTTATTGAGCTGGGGATGCTGCGCATGAAAGTCATGATGGTTGTATACTTCACCTGCGGTGTGATGAATGTATATCCGGGATTGACCCGCGGTATGGGCTTTTCCGTCATGCCTATGCTTTGCACCCTGGTAGGCGCATGCCTCATGAGAATCGTATGGCTGGCTACATTCTTCGCCTGGTATCCCACAGTGATTATGCTCTTTGCCTGCTATCCGGTAACATGGTCTCTGGCAGGTTTGGGCCAGGTGGGCTGCTTCTTCTATGCCCGGCACAGAATCCGCAAGAGTGCTGAGCAGGAAGCCGAGCTGGTGGATGTGGAATCATCCCTTCAGATGTGA
- a CDS encoding rubrerythrin family protein: MPVRNDMTADFLRSAYGGESMAHMRYLIWGDMAEKEGMPNIGRLFRAIAYAEWAHADNHFKVLKEKVGGASVTAGAVFGAGKTADNLQGAIDGELHEVEQMYPVYLNAAIFQQEKDAERAFRFALEAEKIHVKLFQEAQVAAKQGKDMELGPVYVCPVCGHTIKDHLPDVCPVCGAKKEMYKHFTA, from the coding sequence ATGCCGGTAAGAAATGATATGACTGCGGATTTTCTTCGTTCTGCTTACGGAGGAGAAAGCATGGCCCATATGAGGTATCTTATATGGGGAGATATGGCGGAGAAAGAAGGAATGCCTAATATAGGCAGGCTGTTTAGGGCAATAGCTTACGCTGAGTGGGCTCATGCCGATAATCATTTTAAAGTGCTGAAAGAAAAAGTAGGAGGTGCCAGTGTCACAGCAGGCGCCGTATTTGGAGCCGGAAAGACTGCAGACAATCTTCAGGGGGCCATCGATGGAGAACTGCATGAAGTGGAGCAGATGTATCCTGTTTATCTGAATGCAGCGATTTTTCAGCAGGAAAAAGATGCAGAGAGAGCTTTCCGCTTTGCGTTGGAAGCTGAAAAGATTCATGTCAAGCTGTTCCAGGAGGCTCAGGTAGCTGCAAAGCAAGGAAAGGACATGGAGTTGGGCCCTGTGTATGTTTGCCCTGTGTGCGGACACACAATAAAGGACCATCTGCCTGATGTATGTCCTGTATGCGGAGCTAAAAAGGAAATGTACAAGCATTTTACAGCATGA
- a CDS encoding SLC13 family permease, producing the protein MAKTTNTQTLRPGKETLQLALTFLKNDPVFALSFALAILSCFFARPEIEYINFEVLACLFNLMIVVKAFEELRLLDKFAVGILNRCTNSRRVSLIMILLSFFSSMVITNDIALITLVPLTLVISRKSDMNVMGTVILQTLAANIGSSLTPIGNPQNLYIFSYYELTAAQFFPVVGLFALLGLAWLCILNLSSTKIDFDITLEPIEIKEGMKAAIWAVLFIIIVLSIFDVVSYQLVFLVTVVLTFIINKKLFKKVDYLLLATFICFFIFIGNVSSIPAIAGFMEGYLSSAGRTYFSSIILSQVVSNVPCAIFLSKFNSDWRELLLGVNIGGMGTIIASLASVISYKIYAKENPGSSGKYMVQFSMYNALSLMLFTVINYALLFLR; encoded by the coding sequence ATGGCGAAGACTACGAATACACAAACTTTAAGACCGGGCAAAGAAACACTACAGCTTGCCTTAACATTTTTAAAAAACGATCCTGTATTTGCACTATCCTTTGCACTGGCTATATTGAGCTGTTTTTTTGCAAGACCGGAAATAGAATATATAAATTTTGAGGTTCTGGCATGCCTGTTTAATCTCATGATAGTGGTAAAAGCTTTTGAGGAGTTGAGGCTGCTGGATAAATTTGCGGTCGGTATATTAAACAGGTGTACCAATAGCCGCAGAGTGTCCCTGATCATGATACTGCTGAGCTTCTTTTCATCAATGGTTATAACCAATGACATAGCACTGATCACCTTAGTGCCGCTTACGCTGGTGATCAGCAGGAAATCGGATATGAATGTCATGGGTACGGTGATCCTGCAGACTCTGGCGGCTAATATCGGAAGCAGTTTGACCCCTATAGGCAATCCACAGAATCTATACATATTCTCATATTATGAGCTTACTGCCGCCCAATTTTTCCCGGTTGTCGGCTTGTTTGCCCTCCTGGGTTTGGCGTGGCTGTGTATTCTTAACTTAAGCAGCACCAAAATTGATTTTGATATCACCCTGGAGCCCATAGAAATCAAAGAAGGCATGAAGGCTGCAATATGGGCTGTGTTATTCATAATCATAGTCCTGTCCATATTTGATGTGGTGAGCTATCAGCTGGTCTTTCTGGTGACAGTGGTCTTGACATTTATTATCAATAAGAAGCTGTTTAAAAAAGTAGATTATTTGCTGCTGGCTACTTTTATATGTTTTTTCATTTTCATAGGCAATGTATCCAGCATACCTGCAATAGCCGGATTCATGGAAGGATACCTCAGCAGCGCCGGACGCACCTATTTCAGTTCAATTATTTTAAGTCAGGTCGTCAGCAATGTACCCTGCGCGATCTTTCTGTCGAAATTCAATTCCGACTGGAGGGAGCTGCTCCTCGGGGTAAATATCGGCGGGATGGGCACAATCATCGCTTCCCTGGCGAGTGTGATATCCTATAAGATATATGCAAAGGAGAACCCCGGAAGCAGCGGGAAATATATGGTCCAATTCAGCATGTACAATGCTTTGAGCCTGATGCTTTTCACTGTGATAAATTATGCTTTGCTGTTCCTCCGGTGA